The following proteins are co-located in the Fusobacterium perfoetens genome:
- a CDS encoding glycosyltransferase, translating to MKKLKISVIISVYNKLEQLKNILLALNNQIELPFEVIIADDGSSEILEEKIESIIPKLRYTLKHVYQEDKGFRLASSRNNGLNYSLGDYILFIDQDILFDEYFLKNIKENIKKGEVLKINALFLDEERTEKINDKIIKNDNFDYKYIKSELSEEDYKHIEELNKRDKRRNFWYNLHLKKRGAKIVGLGIGCFKEDILKINGFDEKYEGWGCEDDDLGNRFYALGLKVGVFNFNNLVVHMWHKSSSNKSGNDGYYRARKKVILSKKEYICEFGCKNRLKKEKIKERIIK from the coding sequence ATGAAGAAGTTAAAAATATCAGTGATAATATCTGTTTACAATAAACTAGAGCAATTAAAAAATATTTTATTAGCTTTGAATAATCAAATTGAATTACCATTTGAAGTGATTATTGCTGATGATGGTTCATCTGAAATTTTAGAGGAAAAAATAGAAAGCATAATTCCTAAGTTAAGATATACATTAAAACACGTTTATCAAGAGGATAAAGGATTTAGACTTGCATCTTCAAGAAATAATGGATTAAATTATAGCTTAGGAGATTATATTTTATTTATAGACCAAGATATATTATTTGATGAATATTTTTTGAAAAATATAAAGGAAAATATAAAAAAAGGTGAAGTTTTAAAAATAAATGCTTTGTTTCTTGATGAAGAAAGAACTGAAAAAATCAATGATAAAATAATAAAGAATGATAATTTTGATTATAAATATATAAAATCAGAATTAAGTGAAGAAGACTACAAACATATAGAGGAATTGAATAAAAGAGATAAGCGAAGAAATTTTTGGTATAATCTTCATTTAAAGAAAAGAGGAGCAAAAATAGTTGGGCTTGGGATAGGTTGCTTCAAAGAAGATATATTAAAAATAAATGGATTTGATGAAAAATATGAAGGTTGGGGCTGTGAAGATGACGACTTAGGAAATAGATTTTATGCTTTAGGATTAAAAGTCGGTGTGTTTAATTTTAATAACTTGGTAGTTCATATGTGGCATAAATCAAGTTCCAATAAAAGTGGAAATGATGGATATTATAGAGCTAGAAAAAAAGTAATTCTTTCTAAAAAAGAATATATTTGTGAGTTTGGTTGTAAAAATAGATTAAAAAAAGAAAAAATAAAAGAAAGAATAATAAAATAG
- a CDS encoding glycosyltransferase, whose product MDKEKIVKNKMGGGTSSNNLELSIIIPVYNVEKYLKECLNSISKIKDINYEILIVNDGSPDNSQKIIEEFCKNNIKAKFFIKENGGLSSARNYGIERAKGEYVWFVDSDDFINPDEFQNFYNKLDKNLDILIGNFYIFKTNNISKEEKLLKNNKELSGKELLVKKGKTVIGKTYVWRNLYNREFLLDNKLYFKEKIVVEDQLFTILCLLKAKKVKYLDNYIYYYRIREGSITTAPNRELFAKSSYKICEELLKSEKEINNLYWVKQMMFSQYTNYMKYFKKRDFELEKRLWNLKGMFLVKLEKKYKIWRFFRKLK is encoded by the coding sequence ATGGATAAAGAAAAAATAGTTAAAAATAAAATGGGAGGGGGTACATCTAGTAATAATCTAGAGTTAAGTATAATTATACCTGTATATAATGTCGAAAAATATTTAAAAGAATGTTTAAATTCTATTTCTAAAATAAAAGATATAAATTATGAAATATTAATAGTAAATGATGGATCACCAGATAATAGTCAAAAAATAATAGAAGAATTTTGCAAAAATAATATTAAAGCTAAATTTTTTATAAAAGAAAATGGTGGACTTTCATCAGCAAGAAATTATGGAATAGAAAGAGCAAAAGGGGAGTATGTTTGGTTTGTAGATAGTGATGATTTTATAAATCCAGATGAATTTCAAAATTTTTATAACAAATTAGATAAAAATTTAGATATATTAATTGGAAATTTTTATATTTTTAAAACTAACAATATTTCAAAAGAAGAAAAACTTTTAAAGAATAATAAGGAGTTGTCTGGAAAAGAATTACTAGTAAAAAAAGGAAAAACTGTGATTGGAAAAACTTATGTTTGGAGAAATTTATATAACAGGGAATTTTTATTGGATAACAAATTATATTTTAAAGAAAAAATAGTAGTAGAAGATCAACTTTTTACTATACTGTGCCTTTTAAAAGCTAAAAAAGTAAAATACTTAGATAATTATATTTATTATTACAGGATTAGAGAAGGAAGTATAACTACTGCTCCAAATAGAGAGTTATTTGCAAAAAGTTCATATAAAATATGTGAAGAACTATTAAAATCAGAAAAAGAAATAAATAATCTTTATTGGGTTAAACAAATGATGTTTTCTCAATATACAAATTATATGAAATATTTCAAAAAAAGAGATTTTGAATTAGAGAAAAGATTATGGAATTTAAAAGGAATGTTTCTTGTAAAATTGGAGAAAAAATATAAAATATGGAGATTTTTTAGAAAATTGAAATAG
- a CDS encoding glycosyltransferase gives MKNSLKISLIIPIYKKKEFIEAVLESINYQTYRNFEVIVTEDDNTLGNFIDTLKSKLNYKLIHVQQADLGYRRNTALNNGVKNSSGNLIVVIDQDCMVHPKFLEEYAKSLKKGDMFTGRRFNFGEKYTEFVLKNRIRKFNLLKLLFTDSPIKKFPDAIYFPWVDLKRNTRCLGSNFGIKREVLLKLNGFNEDYIGYGLEDVDIEKRVLMAGGKLFSMKNKAIQYHLYHPEPQGSLDRWNLNKKILDKTIETKQFICKNGLEKL, from the coding sequence ATGAAAAACTCTTTAAAAATTAGCTTAATAATTCCAATATACAAAAAGAAAGAATTCATAGAAGCGGTTTTAGAAAGTATAAATTACCAAACATACAGAAATTTTGAAGTAATAGTTACAGAAGATGATAACACTTTAGGAAATTTTATAGATACTTTAAAAAGTAAATTAAATTATAAATTAATTCATGTTCAACAAGCAGATTTAGGATATAGAAGAAATACTGCATTAAATAATGGAGTTAAAAATTCTTCAGGAAATTTAATAGTCGTAATAGATCAAGATTGTATGGTTCATCCAAAATTTTTAGAAGAATATGCCAAAAGTTTAAAAAAAGGTGATATGTTTACTGGAAGAAGATTTAATTTTGGAGAAAAATATACAGAATTTGTTTTAAAAAATAGGATAAGAAAATTTAATTTACTGAAATTACTTTTTACAGACTCTCCTATAAAAAAATTTCCAGATGCAATATACTTTCCTTGGGTAGATTTAAAAAGAAATACTCGCTGCCTAGGAAGTAATTTTGGAATAAAAAGAGAAGTACTATTAAAATTAAATGGTTTTAATGAAGATTATATAGGCTATGGATTAGAAGATGTTGATATAGAAAAAAGAGTTTTAATGGCGGGTGGAAAATTATTTTCTATGAAAAATAAAGCTATTCAGTATCATCTTTATCACCCAGAGCCTCAAGGAAGTTTGGATCGTTGGAATCTGAATAAAAAAATTTTAGATAAAACAATAGAAACAAAACAATTTATTTGTAAAAATGGTTTAGAAAAATTATAA
- a CDS encoding glycosyltransferase family 9 protein: protein MKILVVRFKQMGDAILATPVCNTFRKTFPDAEIDFVCYEHVAPIFKEDKNFNTITITDKVKNNAFRYLWEVWKITRKKYDIIIDLVSTPKSEWFTLFSGAKYRIGRYNKKRGFTYTHKIKGSYEFKNEVEKGLELLKPLEKEYNLKYDTNFRLYVTDEEKENMKKQMLEKGIDFTKPIVLCSVTAKHSFKIYPLDKMGETLGKILEKNQNIQMIFFGTSEQKSDMEKVKSMVGENQNNIFTNIETKSVRDLLALISNSDMYFGNEGGARHMAQGLDIPSFAVFWPKSDVKCWIPWGGEKHRGIISSDIQEDYGDMSWEEIFNLITPEMLVKEFYRTFDKFAKK from the coding sequence AAAACTTTTCCAGATGCAGAGATAGATTTTGTATGCTATGAACATGTAGCACCAATTTTTAAAGAGGATAAAAATTTCAATACTATAACTATCACAGATAAAGTAAAAAATAATGCTTTTAGATATTTATGGGAAGTTTGGAAAATAACAAGAAAAAAATATGACATAATAATTGATCTAGTTTCTACTCCTAAAAGTGAATGGTTTACTTTATTTTCTGGAGCAAAGTACAGAATAGGAAGATATAACAAAAAAAGAGGATTTACTTATACACACAAGATAAAAGGATCTTATGAATTTAAGAATGAAGTAGAAAAAGGATTGGAACTTTTAAAACCTCTTGAAAAAGAATATAATCTAAAATATGATACTAATTTTAGATTATATGTTACAGATGAAGAAAAAGAAAATATGAAAAAACAAATGCTAGAAAAAGGGATTGATTTTACAAAACCTATTGTTCTTTGTTCTGTAACTGCAAAACATTCTTTTAAAATATATCCATTAGATAAAATGGGTGAAACATTAGGAAAAATATTAGAAAAAAATCAAAATATTCAAATGATATTTTTTGGAACTTCTGAGCAAAAATCTGATATGGAAAAAGTAAAATCAATGGTAGGAGAAAATCAAAATAATATTTTTACAAATATAGAAACTAAATCTGTAAGAGATTTGTTAGCACTTATTTCAAACTCCGATATGTATTTTGGAAATGAAGGTGGAGCAAGACATATGGCTCAAGGATTAGATATTCCAAGTTTTGCAGTATTTTGGCCAAAATCAGATGTAAAATGTTGGATTCCTTGGGGTGGAGAAAAACATAGAGGAATAATATCAAGTGATATCCAAGAAGATTATGGAGATATGTCTTGGGAAGAGATATTTAATTTGATAACTCCAGAAATGTTAGTTAAAGAATTTTATAGAACTTTTGATAAATTTGCAAAAAAATAA